Within the Drosophila kikkawai strain 14028-0561.14 chromosome 4, DkikHiC1v2, whole genome shotgun sequence genome, the region gtttgttaaGCTATAGTTAGGCGATAATTTTTcagtgcaactctgatttcttcttcttaacatTGAAAATTTGCCCAACactacaaaaatgtaaacaaacttggcgaggaacatatgaaatatggaatttaaaatgtcgcgccaaagctacaagcatgcccaaaatagttggtgttttttttgtatattcttgccccaaagtGTCCCCAATTGCtactatttattataaaccgcctaccacTTCCTCATTTTGGTGGAATCTTTTTCACATGGCTCACGTTTCTTGTCAAGGTCTTGCCTCCACCCGCTATTCTTACAATATCTCCCTCTCTTCCTTCTACGACGTATTCAGTGATGTCAAAATTCGGTGTAAGTTTGTGAgctaatattacatttttaagaaaaacctTGTCGCCTACTTTAACATGAATCTCCCTAGCCCCTCTCCTCTTGTCGGCATATTCTTTCCCTTTCTGTTTGTTTACTAAATCCCGGTCTCTTTCTGCTGAATCACTGTATTCTCCTATCAAATCCTGAACTCCCGGGATTTTGTCTCTTATCACTCGATTGTACATCAATTCTGTTGGTGCTGACCCTGTGGTTCCATGGGGAGTAACATTATACATCATAACAAATGATTGCATTTCTTCCTTGAGGTTATTCTTGTTGGTGTACGCAATTTTGACATATTGTCTTCCATTGTcagtttttaactttttaggATAACCTAATCTGGAGAAAATTTCTTTCATGGCTCCGATTAACGAAATTGATGAGATCgatttaagaaatttgtattCCATATACCTGGAGTAATAGTCGATGAAAACTAAAATGTGTTCGTGGTTTGGCAATGGTCCCAAAAGCTACATAAATCCATGGACCCTCTGGAAATGTTGTTCGCTTCATCGCGGTGGGGTTTAAGACTTGCGATACCATTATGCAATCTCTGCAGGACTTGACAAATTTCTCCGCATCTCTATCTATTTGTGGCCACCATACCTTGGACCGTAATCGCCGTTTCATAGCCGACTCGCCTGGATGACCTTCGTGTGCCAATGTTAAGATCGCCTGTCTTAACGACGATGGAATGACTATGCGGGTTCCTCGCATCATTATGGATCCAATTAATGAGAGTTCATTTCTGAATGGAAACAGACTGTTTGAAGATGATGCGTTCCACGATTCATCCTGCAGGCACGACATTGCATCTACTATCTCTTCGTCGAGAGTGCTTTTCTCTGCAATTTTAGTTATAGTCATAGACGACGGAGTCGCGTTTTCGACTACATGTAGAATGCTATGTTCGCCTTTCATGTCGTAGCAATACCCTGGGTTTATTTTACATAGTCGCAAAAAAGTATGCGCAATGTTCTCCTTTCCAGCTTTATACTTGACTATGAATTTGAAATCTTGGAGGCGGAGGAGCCATCTTTCGATCCTTGCCGGTGGCTTCGATGATGGTTTGAAAATGGTCTCCAGTGGCTTATGATCGGTTATCAGTACAAACTCTAAGCCCGCTAGATAGTAGACAAATTTTTCTACTGCCCACACTAATGATAGACTTTCCTTTTCGGTCTGTGAATAGCGCTTTTCGACATCTGTCAGACTTCGACTAGCAAAAGATATTATTTTCGGCACCCCGTCTCCATGAAATTGTAGCAAAACAGCTCCTAATGCAACCGGGCTTGCGTCAGCAATTAGCTGTGTTTTGTGCTTTGGATCGAAGTACTGCAATTTTGGAATATCCGCTAGGCATGATTTGAGTCTGTCAAACGCATCCTGTTCCTCAACGCCCCAGATGAACTTTTCATCCTTTCTGAGCAGTCGTCGCAGCGAGTCAGTTTTATTTGCTAAATCTGGGATAAACTTTTTCACATATGTTACTAGCCCTAGAAAACTCCGGGTCTCTTCTTTGTTCTTTGGAGGACGAAAAGATTTAATTGTGTTAATCTTCTCTGGATCGGCCTCAATGCCTTGGCTCGATAATATGTGTCCCAAAAAGGTCAGTTTAGAGGCTTTGTAGACAcatttcttttcatttaataccgcattattttcttttagaatGCCGGAAACTCTTTCCAATGCCGCATCATGCTCATCCTCagtttttctaaaaatgaTAAAGTCATCGATGTAATTTAGGACATTCGTGGCTGCTGACAGTACTTGCTCAAGTCTCCTCTGGAAAATCTCTGGCGCCGAGTTGACTCCAAACATCAATCGCTTATAACAAAATAGTCCTAAAGGAGTTATAAACGTTGTTATTTCTCGACTTTCCTCGTCTAACTCGAGTTGGTGGTATGCATCCTTGAGGTCCAGCCTTGAGAAATATCTAGCATCTTTAAGTTGAGTCATGAACGCTTCAAATGTCGGCAAAGGATAATTTTCCCTCAGAATGGCTTGGTTTGCTCGCCGCATATCCAGCCATAATCAGATGTCCCCATTCTCTTTAAAAACCAGAACCATTGGCGAAATCCAGGCACTGGGTCCATTTACAGGTTCAATGATATCTCGTTTCAGTGCATCCTGGATTTTATCGCGAACCTTGACTTTCAGCGCGACTGGTATCCTTCGCATGGGTTGTTGTACTGGCTTTATGTTATGATTTATTGCCAATTTGACTCTGTCCCCCTTCCACTTCGGAAAAACTGATACCTCCTGGATATGGTTCACCTGCAGTTCCAGCCGTAGTACATTCAACTTAATGGCCGTTTCTCTTCCCAGCAATGACTGCTTCCCTTTTTCAATGACGAAAAAGGAGGCAATCATTTCCGCTTGTTTACCAACAGAAATTGGTGCCTCAAATAcgcaaattacatttaatatttggtctGAAGCATAACCTTTGAACTGGTTCTGTGAGTTTGGGCGAACGTTGAAAATTGTGGCTTCGTTCCTTTTCAGGATGACCCAGTCGTCTTGACAGATGAGATTATAGCGAGAACCAGAATCAATAATCATAGATATGTCTGCCTCACCAATCCGGCATTTAATCCATTCTTCTTCATCTTAGCAAATGATTTTGAAACAATTCTCCGTCTTTGACCTTTTAGTGGAGGAAAATGTTTCGTCTTGGTTTCTCGATCTCGGTTGAAAATGTCCCCTTTTTAACTTCGTTCTACATTTACGTCCAAAATGGCCAAGGCGACCGCAACGATTACATTTCGACTGTTGAGCTGGACAAGTTGAGCAGTCATCTTTGTGGTCAACACGTCCACATCTCCCGCATTCGGAATTTCGCTGTGGTTTACTTGTCGAGACTTTATTTACCGGCACCGCTGTATTCCTTGTCATCATCGCAGATTCCTTCTTTATTTCCTCGTCAATTTGACAAGCCTGAATTACTTCATCCAATGAGTGTTCTTTCTCTAATAGTTTCCTTTTTAGGTCGCCCGACGCCCATGTATCGATTACTTTGTCTTTAAGGCAAATTTCTTCCATCTCAGCTTTTGTTGATCCAAACTCGCACTTCTTAATTTGTTGTCTAAGACGCAGTACAAATTTTGCAAAGCTCTCGTCATCAGATGGAGTCAAACTCCTGAACAAAAcgctgttaaaaaaaaacggagaAAAACGCTGTTAACTTGTCTACCAATACCTGGAATACATCGTTTTGTTCAACTTCGTTGAATTCGACCAAAGCGTCGGGTAGTGAAAACGCTACTGCTTGTAGCTGCGTTCCACCTAGATGGAGTAGTTTCGTCCTCTTTTTCTTGGCCGCAGTAATCTCCTCTGGTTCCACGTAGATGTGGAATGCTCTCAACCATTTCTCCCACTCGCTAAAAAGCAGTGCTTTGTCAATGCTTTCGCACAAGAATGGTTTAATGAATAATTCCGCGTTCATctgaaataaatttcaaatttctttCACTTAATCAGTTCCTTTAacatttatatgtacatacattgaCCAACATTGATCAACATTTATACACATGTATCTGCCTTCTGGCTACTGCCcttattttagttttcctttcttttattttaccGTCTCTGACATTTGTCAGCTTAGTGGGTGCTTGTCTGTCTCTACTGCCCCTGACCTTGGTCAGCTTAGTGAGTGTGTGGCTAACTGCCTCTGAAAACTTCTTTTcagattattttttttttcatttatttttttttatttaactgccTCTGACTTTTGTCAGCTTAGTTTGTGGCTAACTGCCTCTGATCTTTGTCAGATAAttcttcacatttttttttatttaactgccTCTGACTTTTGTCAGCTTAGTTTGTGGCTAACTGCCTCTGATCTTTGTCAGATAATTCTTCACATTTTAACGCctctacattttaattttcttcaaCATGTATGTATATCATGTATACCGTgtattctcttttttttttatttttgctgtgtttattactatttttttttttttttttgcgtttaataatttatacacTTTCCctattttgtgtttatttaccTCGTCGCCAATGTATTAACCCGGTTTTTCGcaccaaaaattcaaataattacgTTCGTTTTACACGTATATTTTCTCGCTTTGTTCTGCACACTTGGCCTCGCCGAATAAGGCTACAAACATAGTGCACGCTGAGACGAAGCTGAAAATTAAGACGAAGCTGAAGACGAATTGCTTGCGATGCGAGTAAGCTAATAGGTTGCATAGTGGAAGACGAATTTGTTGCGATTTTGTGATGTTAGTCGCTATGGATTTCTCATCAACATCCAATTCCTTTGAAATATCATTCCAATTCTGGTCCACAATATGCCTATTGTAGTATAGTTTATTCTGCTGGTCCCATaaacattgttttttaaaaacggcTGCAATTAATTCATCATTTATTATAGACATTTATACAAAACGTGTGCTTCAGGAAAATCGCAAGTCACAAGTAAATTGCAGTGTtgccaaatgaaaatttgGCTCTCCCCCTATCtcaaaaagttgaaattttcccctaaaaattccagtttttcccctaaaatgtaaaaaaaaagaagaagaacaacTCAAAATAGCAAGCGATTCGTCTTTAAAAACAGTACTGCTCCGTTTGAAGCTGATCGCTTGCGTTTCGTCTTCATCTTCGTCTTCGTCTCAGCGCGCACTATGTTTGCGGGCGAGCGAATTCATATGAATTGTTCTGCACTGTTTTTCGTCTTCAGCTTCGTCTTCATTTTCAGCTTCGTCTCAGCGCGCACTATGTTTGTAGCCTTAGACTGACTTAGCTTTTACAATGACAGTCCCAACATAAATGTAAATCCAAAGCCAACTTGATTAGCTCTCTCGGAAGTACAGGTTCCTACAataccctggcagggtattataaattcagtcagaagttttcaacccagtgaaggagacctttccgaccgtataaagtatatatatttctacgcaaactagtcccttagttttaaagctatctgaatgaaacttttcatatagtcttctatatactctcactgctatatatgtcggaacgggccggatcggacaactatatcatatagctgccataaaatgttcaatacattaaaaaaaaaataaatattttaattttcaacattttttcataatttttgagatatggccattttatattatttcagaatttcggttttagttttatgaaaatcggacaactatatcttatagctgccataggaacgatcgggaaattattagaaaataaaatttaacttcgtgtttttttaacgtattttcctactctgagatatgagctgttgttattatttcagaattttggtatacattttatgaaaatctgacaattttatcatatagctgccatagaagcgatcggtagatgcagggaaaatgtaaagctgagaatgtaaaacagtaactgtcaaactgtgaacaaaataagtataggtaaatgTAATGGCAAAACTATTATAACTTTTACCTTTTGAGTTATTTTGGCCagtaaataaactatatttctTTAGAAAACTCTGTCTTGTTTATTCACTCTCTTCTACAGCTTTTTaggttatattttttatgatgctAGTGAtgtgttttttcttgtttcgATATTTTATTACGAGTGGCACTCTAACTTGGCGGGTTTTTGAATTAGAAACATTTATCTTCAACACTTTCCCTTGTAAGAATTCAAAAATAACAATTCAATTGACAAACTTGAAAATTTTATGACTCTATATAAAGCAAAATGAATGGTGTTTTTCTCCTTCAAAAGAGTCCAATCTTGTTGCAAAGAATCCGCAGTCGAGTATTGAGGATCGACTTTGTCATCATATCTGCGAGTTGTTCTTCAGTGGGGATTTGCTCGATTCCAAATTCGCCCTCAGCAATTCTTTCCCTGATGAAAAAATGCTTGTTGGCTATGTGCTTGGTCCTGCGATGGAATTCGGGGTTTTGGGCCAGCCTCATGGCGGCAGTATTATCGACCTGGAGAATTGGGGCTCGGTCCAATCTGTCGATTTCCTGAAATAATCTTTTAAGCcaaattatttcttttgcagcttCATTGGCTGCTACGATCTCAGCCTCTGTAGTAGAAATGGCCACCATGGCCTGCCTTTGACTTTTCCATGAAATGGCTCCTGAAGCAAACATGATGATGATCCCTGATGTAGATCTCCCAGTCTTCGTGCAGCCACCAAAGTCAGCATCGCTGTAGCATTCGAGGATTCCCCTCTTCTGTTTCCGATAGACTATCCAAACGTTGATTGTTCCGGAAATGTAACGAAAAACTCTCTTCACTTGTgcaatgttttcttttgtagGATTTTCTAGCGTTCTTGAAAGAAATCCGATGCTGAAAGCCAAGTCTGGCCTTGTTCCAAGCATGAGGTACATGAGAGCTCCGATGGCTTGGCGATAAGGGAACGCAGTCGTCTCTGATTCTTTCCCTGCTGTCGTAATTTCCGAATTCTTGAGAAGTGGGGTTGAAACTGCTTTGCAATCCGAAAACCTGAATCGCTCCAAAATCCTTGTGGCATATCCTTGCTGACTAATTTTTAGTCCATTTTCTTGCTTCTTGATTTCGAGTCCCAAGAAACACTCAGCCTTGCTTGAGACTATTTTGAACTCTGATTTCAACTCGTTCAAAAATTCTTCCAAATCTTGCGTATCTGTTGCTGCGGCGAGTCCGTCATCTACGTAAACAACGAGTAGAATCTTTTTGCCATCTCTTTCCCTGATATAGAGACATGGATCTGCCTCGCTGACTTTGAAATTATGTTTCCGCAGGAAACCTCCAAAGCGTTCTTGCCAACATCTCGGCCCTTGCTTAAGCCCGTAGAGACTCTTCTTCAATCTGCAAACAAGCCCCTGTCCTTGCTCGTATCCCTCAGGTTGTTGCATGTAAATCTCCTTGTCATCCAATTCACCGTATAGAAAAGCTGTCGAGACGTCAAATTGGACCAAAGACATATCATTTTTGGCTGCAACGCTTAACACTGAGCGTAAGTAAATACGATATCTCTCATCGCCGTCGTAACCCACCAGGTACCCCTTTTCAGCTTTTTCGTCcatcttcttccttttttggCATGGAATGTGTACAAAGCACGTCGATCCTACAATTCGAAGATGTTTGATTCTTGGTTTCTTGCCCAGCCAAAGTTGGTAAGGGCTCAGACCCTTCAATGAAGATTTGCCGGTCCTATTGAGAACGTAGACTGCTGTGCTGACCAACTCGGCCCAAATTGCTTCTGGAAATTTTATTTCTGGATTAGAATACTTGAAAGTTCTCGCCATTTCGACTATCGTTCGATTCTCTCTCTCGACACCACCGTTTTGTTCTGGAGTATAGGGAGCGGTGAGTCGAAAAGTTATACCAGCTTCCTGAAGAGTTTCTTTCACTCCTGCACAGTCGAATTCTCCTCCATTGTCGCTCAGGAATTCTCGAATTGTGTGGCCTTGTTGCTTGGCGTGGGAAACCATGTGTCGCAGCACGTCCTTGACCTCTGATTTCTGCTTGACGATGTACCCGTATCGAAACCTGGTGGAATGATCCTTAAAAACTACCAGATACCTCTTCTTCTGGAATGAATCCTCAAATGGGCCGCAAACATCGCCTGACATCAATTCCCCTGGCTTCATCGCTGGTTTCCTCGTTCCAAATGGCAATCGATGCGCCTTTCCAAGAATGCAAGGCTCGCACAAACTGCTCTCAAGCTTGACTTGAATGCCCATTTCTCCTTTGAGCATGTCCTTGATGTGGTTCTTGTCCTGATGTCCCCACCTCTCGTGGTACAGTTGGATAATTGATGTTCCTGAAGTTACGACGTTGACATCGACGTTTCGTTCTGGAAGTATGGCCTCGATCGCTGCTCTGTAGAGTGTTCCTCCAACTTCTCTGGCTCCAACGAGGACAATCTTGTCGTTTATTTTGAGGGAGCACTTGGTTGCTGACGACTCAAAACGACTACTTGGATTATTGTCTTGGGCAGCCAACACTGAAAATAGGTTCTTCGTTATATGGGGAACAAAccatacatttttcaaagaaagAAACAGAATTTTTTCATTGACAATCGTTTTGACTTTGATTGTGCCCTGACCCAAAGCTGACAAGGTTTCATTTCCAGCTGCTCTGATCCAACTCGGATTCTCAAACTTCTCAAAATGCTCGAAATACTTCGCAGTCTTCACAACGTGTTTTGTTGCACCGTTGTCTATCCACCAGTTGACCTCTGAGTTTGCCTCTGCTGCAAACACGCCATTGTGGACTGAGATGAGAGTTACCGTTGGTTCTGCACAATTTCCTTGTTCAGCATTCTGGTGGCTCTGCTTCGGACGTCCATCCTTCTTCCATTTAATGCAGTTCCTGATCCAGTGCCCCTTTTTCTTGCAATAGTGGCAGGTGTCGAATCTCCGACCAGATGCTCCTGAATCCTGACGATGCTCCTTTTTTGCTGTGGTAGAAAAAGCCTCCTGGCTTCCCTTTTCgtcattttcttttgttctAAAGTTTCTCTCAAACATGACGATTTGATTAGTTAATTCGTCGAAAGtcttttcttcttcttttgtcAAGAGCATCCAACTTTGACGGAACGTTTCGAATGTTTTTGGCAAAATATGTAGCGTTTTACAAACAAGTATTAAATCTGGCagctcattttcatttttagccTTCAAAGCTTGATTTAAATCGTTCCATAGACTGCGCAATTTTGCTATGTGGGTTGATACATCGTTACCTGGATTCCAAGAGAAAGCGAAAAACTCGTTGCATATCCTGAATACCTGATCCTTCGCCGTTGCTTCAAACTGATTTTTCCCACGTATCGTGTGCTGTCTCCTTGTCCATGATCTTCTGGTACACCGAGTCCGTGACCGTGACCGGTAATCATGGATTTTGCATAGCTGTTGGCCTTACGAAAAAAGTCGCTCATCTCCTTGTGCTTCTTTTCATCTACTGTTGAGGCACCTTCTGGTAATGGATCCGGTTTGATGATCTTTCCATCCAACGCGTCGAGAGCACCGTCGTGGTAATCAATCAGGTcccttatttttcttttccaaaTCGGCCAATCGGTCGCTCCTGAGAGCTTCGTCACGTGCTTCGCCAAATCCATTGTAATCGAGAAGAATGCGATCTTTTCTTTCACTTCAACTTGAACAAAACGttcctgggcccataacctattaTAACTTTTACCTTTTGAGTTATTTTGGCCagtaaataaactatatttctttaaaaaactcTGTCTTGTTTATTCACTCTCTTCTACAGCTTTTTaggttatattttttatgatgctAGTGAtgtgttttttcttgtttcgATACAATCGATATGTTATTACGAGTGGCACTCTAACTTGGCGGGTTTTTGAATTAGAAACATTTATCTTCAACAAAAACAGTGTATGCCTCGCACGAAAGAACAGAgaagcaataataaattaaacaagtgtgtacccacaaaaatcgttataatttgaattaacaaaataatctgcgacacatacatttatttatgtttatcattatttattatttatcattatttaacttaaaaaataaacattttacttaaGCTTTGTTAaacttaaaactaataatactaatacaaACCTGACTGCTTTTATGTCACTCTATCGAAATCTGCGCCATCCAACGCAAATTTGTTCATAAAAGcggctgtaaaaatataaattattataagtatataagtattaaaaaacatacgaaaaatatacataccttTGACGGATGACGTCATAATCATCACTCGAATGCACATTTTGGACTCTGTCCCAAACCAGGACCATTGGCGCGCCACTTCGTCGGAAATGAAGTCTCgccagcataaataaatataaatctagtAAATATTAGTTGATTAGTAAGAGATTGTACAcattaatcaattaaaatttaacacTTACCGTTGAAAACACGTGCGTCTTGTAAAAAACTGCTCATTCACGTCCGCACaactcgccggtcaaaagAAAAAGAGTCGCGACGATATAAATTCCTCAAACCAAAAGACTTAAAAgatgatgcaataatatttgcctctcgctaaataacaaaaaacaggcaAGCGACAAAAGATGGAAGGAGAAGAACCGTTCACCGAGTTCTAGAAATTTCGTTGGCGACAAGATTTTTAACGCGTGCAGTGCGTTTTAGTGTCCGTTAGTGGGACATTTGCGGCATTTGCACGGGTTCCAGTGTTCGCCCGTTTCAATATCTGTATTCGGGCCAGGTTTCGACAATTAGGCAAACCTATTGCGGTATGTCCGCTATTTGGCCGCCCAATGTACGTTTCAGTGTCCGTTAGCAATACGTTTTCGGCATATTCACGAGCAACGCCACACGGTTTGCTTTTCGTCCGTTTgcgcgtccgtttttgagcattccCCGAACCTAATGCAGAAACTCCGATTCTTTGttcgtatttaatatttttagcggacATTTCTCGGATCCATCAGCACTGAGACCGctctttgtctgctgggatcatatagctgccatacaattgttcgataaattttttttaaaatcattataacttggctgtttttcaacatttttgcataatttttgagatggccattttatattacttcagaatttcggttttaattttatgaaaataggacgactatatcatatagctgccataggaacgatcgggaaattaatagaaaaaattataacttcgttgtttttcaacgtattttcatctactctgaggtATAagctgtttttattatttcagaatttttgtataaattttatgaaaatcggacaattttatcatatagctgccataggagtgatcggtagatgtagagaaaatgtaaagctgggaatgtaaaactataATAGGGTCTttccacacaacattaaagcacatTGAACATCCATTGAagaaacggtccataaggttttgccgttccgaattttcccaaatggaccgTCGTTAGATCAACATTAAAACCTAaacacggtttgtttggcgatagtaaggtgatagtttttcggtgtaactctgattcttcttaaattgaccattcaccacgaaaatgtaaacaaacttggcgaggaacaaatgaaaaatggaatttaaaacgtggcaccaaagctacaagcatgcccaacatagttgttggcgttttttctgtatattcttgccccaatatgtccccaattgttactatttaatataaaccgcctgcctctaccttattttaaagattttggaattcgctctttgttagagaaaaatccttagaaaaactaaaattccgtgtcatttaattcatttaaatttagtgcggataatttctgacgcaatctgtgccttttgctgttgtacaaaagccaaaatagttggtaaatgctccatttcaaatttgcaactgccaattcgacaacctttgtttacgttttcatgagccacagctgatcgatcagctattcggatgttgaatgtgctttgatgttgtgtgggaacacgagtttc harbors:
- the LOC121502836 gene encoding uncharacterized protein; translated protein: MIASFFVIEKGKQSLLGRETAIKLNVLRLELQVNHIQEVSVFPKWKGDRVKLAINHNIKPVQQPMRRIPVALKVKVRDKIQDALKRDIIEPVNGPSAWISPMVLVFKENGDI